CGACCAGCGAAATGAAACGTATGGTCGATGTATTCAGTGACACCCATTGCTCTATCTTGGGGGTAGAGCAAGTACCACAACAAGACACGGGCTCTTACGGAATTGTTGAAGTTCAGGAAGGCAATGGCCGTTTAAAAATCACTAATATTGTTGAAAAACCAAAACCAGAAGAAGCACCATCTAATTTGGCCGTTGTGGGGCGCTATATTCTCACCCCGCGCATTTTCCACCACCTGCAGCATGTGCAGCCAGGTAAGGGTGGTGAAATCCAGCTTACTGATGGCATCTTTGCACTGATGCAAGAGCAGCATATCTTGGCGCATAAAATTATCGGCACTCGCTACGATTGCGGCTCTAAGCTAGGCTATCTGAAAGCCACTATGGCGTATGGCATGAAGCATTGTGAAGTGGGTGAAGAGTTTTCTGCTTACTTGAAAAACCTTAAATCATAATTTATTTATTTCATTAAGCTTGCAAAAAAAGGCGGCCCTACTGGTGTCGCTTTTTTTTTTGCTCTATGATGCTTAGTAAGCTGATCTAGATAGACATATGCTATTTCAGTATTTAATTCTGACTTTGCGTATGTTGTTTTTACTGCGTAATCAGTTTTTTTATAAGGTTTGTAAATTTAAAAACGAATTTTATAAATACCTTAAGGAATCAAATATGAAAGTAGTCATTTTAGCCGGTGGTTTAGGCACTCGTTTAGGTGAAGAAACTGACGTGCATCCTAAGCCTATGGTTGAAATTGGCGGGCGGCCTATTTTATGGCACATCATGAAAATGTATTCGCATTATGGTTATAACGACTTTGTTATTTTGCTGGGGTATAAAGGAAATTTAATTAAAGAGTTTTTTGCTAATTATTTTCTTTATCAGGGTGATGTAACCATTGATTTAAGTAATAACCAAATTGAAGTGCACCGCAATCAGTCAGAGCCATGGAAAGTTACTTTATTAGAGACGGGTTTAAAAAGCCAAACTGGCGGGCGTATTTTGCGTGCCAGAGATTATCTGGGCGATGAAGATTTTATGCTGACGTATGGTGATGGTGTTTCAGATATTGATATTGCCGCCTTACTGGCGCAGCACCAGCAGCATGATGGCTTGGTCACGATGACGACTGTTCAGCCTGAGGCTCGCTTTGGTATGGTCGATCCTGATTCCGCTGGGTTTATTCGCGAATTCAAAGAAAAACCGATTTCTGATCAAGCTTGGATTAATGGCGGCTTTATGGTGTGCCGCTCAGGCGTGTTTGATTATATAAAAGAGGGCGATCTGACTATATTTGAGCGCCTTCCTCTCGAAGAATTAGCCAGCGATGGCAAACTACTTGCCTACCGGCATAGAGGTTTCTGGAAGTGCATGGATACCTTGAGGGATAAAATTCAACTTAATCAGCTTTGGGACCAAGGTAAAGCGCCTTGGAAGCAATGGGATGAATTGGGCTAAAAATGTTTGCTGATTGCTATCGTAATAAAAAAGTATTTATCACTGGGCATACTGGTTTTAAAGGTAGCTGGCTAAGTCTGTGGCTAAGCCAATTATCCGCCAAGGTGTATGGCTATGCTCTGGCTCCTTTAGAGGGGGAGCGTTCGCATTACGCTAAGCTTGCTTTGCCTCTTGAATCAAACGTGGCAGATATTTGTGATTTTGCAAGGCTGAGTGCCGCTTTGCAGGATGCTAGCCCAGAGATTGTCTTTCATTTAGCCGCCCAGCCTTTGGTATTAGAGAGCTACCGCGACCCTGTAACGACGTGGAATACCAATGTGATGGGCACGGTGAATCTACTGGAAGCTTGCCGCCATGTGCCTTCGATTAAGGCTGTGGTGGTGATTACCACGGATAAATGCTACCAAAATCAAGAATGGTCTTGGCCCTATCGGGAGTGCGATGCCTTGGGCGGGCACGATCCTTATAGCGCCTCGAAAGCGGCGGCTGAGCTGGTGGTTGCATCTTATCGCGCTAGTTTTTCGCCGCAAGATTTGTCTCGATCGCTGTTGATTGCAACGGCCAGAGCGGGCAATGTGATCGGAGGTGGTGATTGGGCGCAAGATCGATTGGTGCCGGATGCCGTGCGTGCGGTACAAGCAGGGCGCTATGTGGAGATTCGCAACCCCAAGGCGGTGCGGCCTTGGCAGCATGTGCTTGAACCTTTGTCTGCTTATTTATTGATTGGGCAGCACTTACTTGCAGGCAATGAAGGTGCTGCGAAAGCTTGGAATGTGGGGCCGAGTGAACGGGATGTGGCCTCTGTGGCTGGGGTATTAGATGGGCTTGGTCAATATTGGCCTGAGCTGAAATGGCAGGGAACTGCAGCCCTCGCACATGAAACGCAAGCTTTGCGGCTGGATTCATCGCAGATTGCGACAGCATTAAAGTGGAGTCCTGTCTGGCCACTGTCACGTGCATTGGCTGAAACGGCAGCTTGGTATCGGCGTGGCGACAGTGCTTATTTGCATAGCTTACCGCAGTTGCACGCTTATATTGCTGATGCTGCGGCGGCCAATTTGGGCTGGGCTATTTAATGCGAATTTTACCCTTAGATATTGCCGGTGCAGCCATCTTAGAATCTGATCGCCATGGCGATGAGCGTGGTGGTTTTGCACGCTGGTTTTGTGAGCATGAACTGAGCGCAGTATTAAATGGCGCGTCGATTCGGCAGATGAATCACTCGACCAGTCTCCAGTGCGGCACGGTGCGAGGAATGCATTTTCAGTATGCGCCGCAGGCAGAGAAAAAGATTATTCGCTGCCTAGCAGGACGTATTTTTGATGTGGTGCTCGATCTACGTGCCGGGTCGGAGACGTTTTTACAGTGGCGCGGGGTGGAGTTGTCTGGGGGCGATGATCGCGCTTTACTTATCCCAGAAGGCTGCGCACATGGCTTTCAAACACTGAGCGATCAGGTGCAAATGCTCTATTTACATACTGCTTTTTATGCGCCAGAGCTTGAGGCCGCTGTGGCCTACAATGATCCTCGTGTGCAAATTGCTTGGCCCTTACCCATTACGGTAGTGTCAGACAGAGATCGTCAACACCCTTATTTGCCGGTAGATTTTTTTGGGATAACGCTATGAAATGTCGCCACTGCGAAAGCCCATTACAGCTGGATTTGATTGATTTAGGCTTTGCGCCGCCCTCTAATGCCTATCTGGGGGCGGATGATTTATGCCGCCCCGAGTTGTATTACCCGCTGCGGGTGAAGGTGTGCGAAAGCTGCTGGCTGGTGCAGACCGAAGATTTTGCCCAGCGCGATGCGTTTTTTAATGCCGATTACGCCTATTTTTCCTCGGTGTCTTCATCTTGGTTGGCTCACGCTCAAAGCTATGTCGACATGATCTGTGAGCGGCTAAAGCTTGATGCCCAATCGCAAGTCTGGGAGGTGGCGGCTAACGATGGTTATCTCTTGCAATATGTGGCGGCACGCGGCATTCCCTGCCTAGGCATCGAGCCCACGAGTGGTACGGCCGCAGCAGCAAGGGCCAAAGGGTTGACCATTGAAGAGATATTCTTTGGCAAAGCCAGCGCAATCGAATTACGCACACGCTATGGATCTGCGGACCTGATTGTGGCTAATAATGTGCTGGCCCATGTGCCGGATATCAATGACTTTGTCAGTGGATTAGCTCTGGCATTAGCAAGCACAGGCACGATTACCCTCGAGTTTCCTCACCTTTTAGAATTAATTGCCCATACCCAATTCGACACAATTTATCACGAGCACTATTCCTATCTTTCGCTACTTTCAGTGCAAAAGATCTTAGCTGCTGCAGGTTTACGGGTTTATGACGTTGAGCGCCTGCCTACTCATGGAGGAAGCTTACGTGTGTATGCCTGCCATCAAGAGACCACTCAAGCCGAATTACCTGCTGTAGCGTCTTTGCTTGAAAAAGAGCAGGCCGCAGGGCTGAATCGTGCCGCGTGCTATCAGCAGTTTCAACAGCAAGCGATTCGCTTACGCCTCGATTTAAACGCCTTTTTACTTGAGCAATATCGCTTAGGTAAACGCGTATTAGCCTATGGCGCGGCAGCCAAAGGCAATACTCTGCTTAATTATGCTGGCATCGATGCGGTGCTTTTGCCCATGGTGGCTGACGCTGCGCCATCTAAGCAGGGTAAGTTATTGCCCGGTAGTCATATTCCTATTATTACGCCCGCAGAGTTAATCGCCGCGCGCCCAGACTATGTACTGATTTTGCCTTGGAATATCAAAGCAGAAGTCATGCGAGAGCTGGCTGCGATCAGAGAATGGGGCGGGCAGTTTGTGGTGGCTGTACCCAGTATGGAGCTGTTATGAGTCAGCGCATCTTATATACCAAGCCCTCTATTACTGAATTGGAAGTCGCTTATGCCAGCGATGCGGCAGCAAATGGCTGGGGTGAGCATTGTTACGACTATATTCACCGTTTTGAGGCTGGGTTTGCTCAGTATTTAGGTTCAGGCTATGCCATCGCCACCTCAAGCTGCACCGGTGCAATGCATATGGGGTTGGCTGCTTTGGAAATTGGGGCTGGGGATGAAGTGATTTTGGCTGACACCAACTGGGTAGCCACGGTTGCCCCTATAGTGCATATGGGTGCAACGCCGGTGTTTGTTGATATCTTGC
This genomic interval from Iodobacter fluviatilis contains the following:
- the rfbF gene encoding glucose-1-phosphate cytidylyltransferase produces the protein MKVVILAGGLGTRLGEETDVHPKPMVEIGGRPILWHIMKMYSHYGYNDFVILLGYKGNLIKEFFANYFLYQGDVTIDLSNNQIEVHRNQSEPWKVTLLETGLKSQTGGRILRARDYLGDEDFMLTYGDGVSDIDIAALLAQHQQHDGLVTMTTVQPEARFGMVDPDSAGFIREFKEKPISDQAWINGGFMVCRSGVFDYIKEGDLTIFERLPLEELASDGKLLAYRHRGFWKCMDTLRDKIQLNQLWDQGKAPWKQWDELG
- the rfbG gene encoding CDP-glucose 4,6-dehydratase, translated to MFADCYRNKKVFITGHTGFKGSWLSLWLSQLSAKVYGYALAPLEGERSHYAKLALPLESNVADICDFARLSAALQDASPEIVFHLAAQPLVLESYRDPVTTWNTNVMGTVNLLEACRHVPSIKAVVVITTDKCYQNQEWSWPYRECDALGGHDPYSASKAAAELVVASYRASFSPQDLSRSLLIATARAGNVIGGGDWAQDRLVPDAVRAVQAGRYVEIRNPKAVRPWQHVLEPLSAYLLIGQHLLAGNEGAAKAWNVGPSERDVASVAGVLDGLGQYWPELKWQGTAALAHETQALRLDSSQIATALKWSPVWPLSRALAETAAWYRRGDSAYLHSLPQLHAYIADAAAANLGWAI
- a CDS encoding dTDP-4-dehydrorhamnose 3,5-epimerase family protein, with amino-acid sequence MRILPLDIAGAAILESDRHGDERGGFARWFCEHELSAVLNGASIRQMNHSTSLQCGTVRGMHFQYAPQAEKKIIRCLAGRIFDVVLDLRAGSETFLQWRGVELSGGDDRALLIPEGCAHGFQTLSDQVQMLYLHTAFYAPELEAAVAYNDPRVQIAWPLPITVVSDRDRQHPYLPVDFFGITL
- a CDS encoding class I SAM-dependent methyltransferase, whose protein sequence is MKCRHCESPLQLDLIDLGFAPPSNAYLGADDLCRPELYYPLRVKVCESCWLVQTEDFAQRDAFFNADYAYFSSVSSSWLAHAQSYVDMICERLKLDAQSQVWEVAANDGYLLQYVAARGIPCLGIEPTSGTAAAARAKGLTIEEIFFGKASAIELRTRYGSADLIVANNVLAHVPDINDFVSGLALALASTGTITLEFPHLLELIAHTQFDTIYHEHYSYLSLLSVQKILAAAGLRVYDVERLPTHGGSLRVYACHQETTQAELPAVASLLEKEQAAGLNRAACYQQFQQQAIRLRLDLNAFLLEQYRLGKRVLAYGAAAKGNTLLNYAGIDAVLLPMVADAAPSKQGKLLPGSHIPIITPAELIAARPDYVLILPWNIKAEVMRELAAIREWGGQFVVAVPSMELL